One genomic region from Streptomyces sp. NBC_00582 encodes:
- a CDS encoding carbohydrate ABC transporter permease produces the protein MADTTEKPAVGHPGTRPARGDAPVPAPAPRRARFWRRLTPWLFLAVPLALLIAFTYAPIVNMVAYSFTDWDGVSPELHYTGTENYTELLTRSDLFEVFFVSGYYLAASAVQIVVALWFATVLSFDVRFRNFFKGVLFFPYLINGVAIGFVFLYFFQDGGTLDSVLALFGYHSDHAWLGTPVSANTSLAGVSVWRYLGLHFVLFLGAIQSIPGELYEASELDGANRWHQFRHIILPGIKPVLTLTVILSVSGSLSAFEIPYIMTGGATGTETFVIQTVKLAFQFNKTGLASAAAVVLLLIILAVTWLQRRLVPDDRVDLV, from the coding sequence ATGGCGGACACCACCGAGAAACCGGCGGTGGGACACCCGGGGACGCGGCCGGCGCGCGGGGACGCACCCGTGCCGGCCCCGGCCCCCCGCAGGGCCCGCTTCTGGCGGCGGCTGACGCCCTGGCTGTTCCTGGCCGTACCGCTCGCCCTGCTGATCGCCTTCACCTACGCGCCGATCGTCAACATGGTCGCCTACAGCTTCACCGACTGGGACGGCGTCAGCCCCGAACTGCACTACACGGGCACCGAGAACTACACCGAACTCCTCACCCGCTCCGACCTGTTCGAGGTCTTCTTCGTCAGCGGCTACTACCTGGCCGCCTCGGCCGTGCAGATCGTCGTCGCGCTCTGGTTCGCGACGGTCCTCAGCTTCGACGTCCGCTTCCGGAACTTCTTCAAGGGCGTGCTGTTCTTCCCGTATCTGATCAACGGGGTCGCGATCGGTTTCGTGTTCCTGTACTTCTTCCAGGACGGCGGCACCCTCGACTCGGTCCTCGCCCTGTTCGGGTACCACTCCGACCACGCCTGGCTCGGCACCCCGGTCTCCGCGAACACCTCCCTCGCGGGCGTCTCCGTCTGGCGCTATCTGGGCCTGCACTTCGTGCTGTTCCTGGGCGCGATCCAGTCCATACCGGGCGAGCTGTACGAGGCGTCCGAACTGGACGGCGCCAACCGGTGGCACCAGTTCCGGCACATCATCCTGCCCGGCATCAAACCGGTGCTGACGCTGACCGTGATCCTCTCGGTCTCCGGCTCGCTGTCGGCCTTCGAGATCCCGTACATCATGACCGGCGGGGCGACCGGCACCGAGACCTTCGTGATCCAGACCGTGAAGCTGGCCTTCCAGTTCAACAAGACGGGCCTCGCCTCGGCCGCCGCCGTGGTCCTGCTGCTGATCATCCTGGCGGTGACCTGGCTCCAGCGCCGACTGGTCCCCGACGACAGGGTGGACCTCGTATGA
- a CDS encoding helix-turn-helix transcriptional regulator, which translates to MSVLLEQPASLVAYRPNKPTAMVVVADPRVRSTVTRHLWALGVRDVIEASSIAEARPRVGNPRDICVADVHLPDGSGLTLLSETRAAGWPNGLALSAADDIGAVRNALAGGVKGYVVTGTRTNVGLPTRPGAAPIGAAAARLHRRPPGAPSHPGGYRELSGREVEVLRLVAEGQSNKAIGVSMGLSALTVKSHLARIARKLGTGDRAGMVAVALRTGIIH; encoded by the coding sequence GTGTCCGTTCTCCTCGAGCAGCCCGCAAGCCTGGTCGCCTACCGCCCGAACAAGCCCACCGCCATGGTGGTCGTGGCCGACCCGCGCGTGCGTTCCACCGTCACCCGCCATCTGTGGGCGCTCGGTGTGCGCGATGTCATCGAGGCCTCGTCCATCGCGGAGGCTCGTCCCCGCGTCGGCAACCCCCGAGACATCTGCGTCGCCGACGTCCATCTCCCCGACGGCTCCGGTCTCACCCTGCTGTCCGAGACCCGCGCCGCGGGCTGGCCCAACGGGCTCGCCCTCTCCGCCGCCGACGACATCGGCGCCGTGCGCAACGCCCTCGCGGGCGGTGTCAAGGGCTATGTCGTCACCGGCACCCGCACCAACGTCGGGCTCCCCACCCGGCCCGGTGCCGCCCCCATCGGAGCGGCCGCCGCCCGGCTGCACCGCCGCCCCCCGGGTGCCCCGAGCCACCCGGGCGGCTACCGCGAGCTCTCCGGCCGCGAGGTCGAGGTGCTCCGCCTGGTCGCCGAAGGCCAGTCGAACAAGGCGATCGGCGTCTCGATGGGACTGTCCGCGCTGACCGTGAAGAGCCACCTCGCCCGTATCGCCCGCAAGCTCGGCACGGGCGACCGCGCCGGGATGGTGGCGGTGGCCCTGCGGACCGGCATCATCCACTGA
- a CDS encoding SulP family inorganic anion transporter has translation MPVPLTSLLPGRAALADIRRDPRRDLLAGLTVAIVALPLALGFGVSSGLGAQAGLATAVVAGALAAVFGGSNLQVSGPTGAMTVVLVPIVGRYGPTGVLTVGLMAGVMLVALAVLRAGTYMQYVPAPVVEGFTLGIACVIGLQQIPNALGVAPPEGDRVLVVVWRAVEEFAKAPNWTATGLAVSVAVVMLAGARWWPTIPFSIVAVIAATVVAQAAGMDAARPIGELPSGLPAPSLSFLDPGALGSLLPSAVAVAALAALESLLSASVADGMTVGQRHDPDRELFGQGLANIAAPLFGGVPATGAIARTAVNVRTGATSRLAALTHAAILAVIVFAAAPLVSRIPLAALAGVLLATAIRMVEVGSLKAMLRATRSDALILVLTAVATLALDLVQAVIIGLVVAGALALRAVARQARFDQVPLDRGDHSAEEHALLAEHIVAYRVDGPLFFAAAHRFLLELTDVADVRVVILRMSRVSTMDATGALVLKDAVEKLRRRGILVLASGIRTGQRQVLDSVGALELLRHEGRDHDTTPEAIRAAREHLETAGVLPSGPQATSHSC, from the coding sequence GTGCCGGTTCCGCTGACGTCGTTGCTGCCCGGTCGTGCCGCTCTGGCGGACATACGGCGGGACCCGCGCCGCGATCTGCTCGCGGGGCTGACCGTGGCGATCGTCGCGCTGCCGCTCGCGCTCGGTTTCGGAGTGTCCTCGGGACTGGGCGCGCAGGCGGGCCTGGCCACCGCGGTGGTCGCGGGCGCGCTGGCCGCGGTCTTCGGCGGTTCGAATCTGCAGGTCTCCGGACCGACGGGTGCGATGACGGTCGTCCTCGTACCGATCGTCGGCCGGTACGGTCCGACCGGGGTGCTGACCGTCGGACTGATGGCGGGCGTGATGCTCGTGGCCCTGGCCGTGCTGCGGGCGGGCACCTACATGCAGTACGTGCCCGCCCCCGTCGTCGAGGGCTTCACCCTCGGTATCGCCTGTGTGATCGGGCTCCAGCAGATCCCGAACGCCCTCGGTGTGGCCCCACCCGAGGGCGACCGGGTCCTGGTGGTCGTCTGGCGGGCCGTCGAGGAGTTCGCGAAGGCGCCGAACTGGACGGCGACCGGCCTCGCGGTGTCCGTCGCCGTGGTCATGCTCGCCGGGGCCCGATGGTGGCCGACGATCCCCTTCTCCATCGTCGCGGTGATCGCCGCGACGGTCGTGGCCCAGGCCGCGGGCATGGACGCGGCGCGGCCGATCGGCGAGCTGCCGTCCGGCCTGCCCGCTCCCTCCCTCTCCTTCCTCGACCCGGGCGCCCTCGGTTCCCTGCTTCCTTCCGCCGTCGCGGTCGCCGCCCTCGCCGCCCTGGAGTCCCTGCTGTCCGCCTCGGTCGCCGACGGCATGACCGTCGGGCAGCGGCACGACCCGGACCGGGAGCTGTTCGGGCAGGGCCTGGCGAACATCGCCGCCCCGCTGTTCGGCGGTGTCCCGGCGACCGGTGCCATCGCACGCACCGCCGTCAACGTCCGGACGGGCGCGACCTCCCGGCTGGCCGCGCTCACCCACGCCGCGATCCTCGCCGTCATCGTCTTCGCCGCCGCGCCCCTCGTGTCCAGGATCCCCCTGGCCGCGCTCGCCGGGGTCCTGCTGGCCACCGCGATCCGCATGGTCGAGGTCGGCTCCCTGAAGGCCATGCTCCGGGCCACCCGCTCCGACGCGCTGATCCTCGTCCTCACCGCGGTCGCCACTCTCGCCCTGGACCTCGTCCAGGCGGTGATCATCGGCCTGGTCGTGGCCGGCGCCCTGGCCCTGCGCGCCGTCGCCCGACAGGCCCGTTTCGATCAGGTCCCGCTGGACCGGGGCGACCACAGTGCCGAGGAACACGCCCTGCTGGCCGAGCACATCGTGGCGTACCGCGTCGACGGGCCGCTGTTCTTCGCCGCCGCGCACCGCTTTCTGCTGGAGCTGACCGACGTCGCCGACGTCCGGGTGGTGATCCTGCGCATGTCCCGGGTGTCGACCATGGACGCCACGGGCGCTCTCGTCCTCAAGGACGCCGTGGAGAAGCTGAGACGGCGCGGCATCCTCGTCCTCGCCTCCGGGATACGCACCGGTCAGCGCCAGGTCCTGGACTCCGTCGGCGCGCTGGAGCTCCTGCGCCACGAAGGCCGGGACCACGACACCACCCCGGAGGCGATCCGGGCCGCCCGTGAGCACCTGGAGACGGCCGGAGTGCTGCCCTCGGGTCCGCAGGCGACTTCGCACAGTTGCTAA
- the hemE gene encoding uroporphyrinogen decarboxylase: MSVNESPAGRQPTATYDSPFLKACRREPVPHTPVWFMRQAGRSLPEYRKVREGVPMLESCARPELVTEITLQPVRRHNVDAAIYYSDIVVPLKAIGVDLDIKPGVGPVVENPIRTRADLAQLRDLTPEDVSYVTEAIGLLTAELGATPLIGFAGAPFTLASYLVEGGPSRTYENAKAMMYGDPELWADLLDRLAEITAAFLKVQIEAGASAVQLFDSWAGALAPADYRRSVLPASAKVFRAVESYGVPRIHFGVGTGELLGLMGEAGADVVGVDWRVPLDEAARRVGPGKALQGNLDPTVLFAGTAAVEAKTREVLDAAAGLEGHVFNLGHGVMPSIDPDALTRLVEYVHTQTAR, encoded by the coding sequence GTGAGCGTGAACGAGAGCCCCGCGGGCCGGCAGCCGACAGCGACGTACGACAGCCCCTTCCTGAAGGCGTGCAGGCGGGAACCCGTACCGCACACCCCCGTGTGGTTCATGCGTCAGGCCGGGCGCTCGCTGCCGGAGTACCGCAAGGTCCGCGAGGGCGTCCCCATGCTGGAGTCGTGCGCACGGCCCGAGCTGGTCACCGAGATCACCCTCCAGCCCGTGCGCCGGCACAACGTGGACGCGGCGATCTACTACAGCGACATCGTCGTCCCGCTCAAGGCCATCGGCGTCGACCTCGACATCAAGCCGGGCGTCGGCCCGGTCGTCGAGAACCCGATCCGCACCCGCGCCGACCTCGCCCAGCTCCGCGACCTCACCCCCGAGGACGTCTCCTACGTCACCGAGGCGATCGGCCTGCTCACCGCCGAGCTCGGCGCCACCCCGCTGATCGGTTTCGCGGGCGCGCCGTTCACCCTCGCGAGCTACCTCGTCGAGGGCGGCCCGTCGCGCACGTACGAGAACGCCAAGGCGATGATGTACGGCGACCCGGAGCTCTGGGCCGACCTGCTCGACCGTCTCGCCGAGATCACGGCCGCGTTCCTGAAGGTCCAGATCGAGGCGGGCGCCAGTGCCGTCCAGCTCTTCGACTCCTGGGCCGGCGCCCTCGCCCCCGCCGACTACCGCCGCTCGGTGCTGCCCGCCTCCGCGAAGGTCTTCCGGGCGGTCGAGTCCTACGGCGTCCCGCGCATCCACTTCGGCGTCGGCACCGGTGAGCTGCTGGGGCTCATGGGCGAGGCCGGCGCGGACGTCGTCGGTGTCGACTGGCGCGTCCCGCTCGACGAGGCCGCCCGCCGGGTCGGCCCCGGCAAGGCGCTCCAGGGCAACCTCGACCCGACCGTCCTGTTCGCCGGCACCGCGGCCGTCGAGGCCAAGACCCGCGAGGTCCTGGACGCGGCCGCCGGTCTGGAGGGCCACGTCTTCAACCTCGGCCACGGCGTGATGCCGTCCATCGACCCGGACGCGCTCACCCGCCTCGTGGAGTACGTCCACACGCAGACGGCGCGGTAG
- a CDS encoding ArsR/SmtB family transcription factor, with protein sequence MSTPLYQLKAEFFKTLGHPARIRVLELLSEREHAVAEMLPEVGIEPAHLSQQLAVLRRANLVVTRKEGSTVHYSLTSPHIAELLRVARTILSGVLAGQAELLADLRATPGQGGPGR encoded by the coding sequence GTGAGTACGCCGCTGTACCAACTGAAGGCAGAGTTCTTCAAGACGCTCGGGCATCCGGCACGCATCCGGGTCCTGGAGCTGCTGAGCGAGCGCGAGCACGCGGTGGCGGAGATGCTGCCCGAGGTGGGCATCGAGCCCGCGCACCTCTCCCAGCAGCTCGCGGTGCTGCGGCGGGCGAACCTGGTCGTGACCCGCAAGGAAGGCTCGACCGTCCACTACTCCCTGACCAGCCCGCACATCGCCGAACTCCTGCGGGTCGCCCGCACCATCCTCTCCGGGGTCCTGGCCGGACAGGCCGAGCTGCTCGCCGACCTCCGGGCGACCCCGGGGCAGGGCGGGCCGGGGCGCTAG
- a CDS encoding carbohydrate ABC transporter permease has product MTRRAAARTLVYLSLVLASLVVLLPLGVVLLTSLKTDEELADDSGALTLPDDPLNFHNYVTAFQDGRMLSAFGHTAFILVFSIGGTVLIGSMTAYAIDRFTFRLRKLVVALFLLAALVPGVTTQVATFQIVNGFGMFDTLWAPIALYMGTDIVSIYIFLQFVRSIPVSLDESARLDGANAFTVYRKIIFPLLKPAIATVVIVKGITVYNDFYIPFLYLPSQDLGVISTSLFRFKGPFGAHWETISAGAVLVILPTLIVFLALQKYIYNGFMKGATR; this is encoded by the coding sequence ATGACCCGCCGCGCCGCAGCCCGCACGCTGGTGTACCTGTCCCTGGTCCTCGCCTCGCTGGTCGTCCTGCTCCCGCTGGGCGTGGTCCTGCTGACCTCGCTCAAGACCGACGAGGAACTCGCGGACGACAGCGGGGCCCTGACGCTCCCCGACGATCCGCTGAACTTCCACAACTACGTGACGGCGTTCCAGGACGGCCGGATGCTGTCGGCCTTCGGGCACACCGCGTTCATCCTGGTGTTCTCGATCGGCGGGACCGTGCTCATCGGCTCGATGACGGCGTACGCCATCGACCGCTTCACGTTCCGCTTGCGCAAGCTGGTCGTGGCCCTGTTCCTGCTGGCCGCGCTCGTCCCCGGGGTCACCACCCAGGTGGCGACCTTCCAGATCGTCAACGGCTTCGGCATGTTCGACACGCTGTGGGCGCCCATCGCCCTCTACATGGGCACGGACATCGTCTCGATCTACATCTTCCTGCAGTTCGTCCGCTCGATCCCGGTCTCCCTGGACGAGTCGGCCCGCCTCGACGGCGCGAACGCCTTCACCGTCTACCGGAAAATCATCTTCCCGCTGCTGAAACCGGCGATCGCCACGGTCGTGATCGTGAAGGGGATCACCGTCTACAACGACTTCTACATCCCCTTCCTCTACCTGCCCTCTCAAGATCTTGGCGTGATCTCGACGTCCCTGTTCCGCTTCAAGGGCCCCTTCGGCGCCCACTGGGAAACGATCTCGGCAGGAGCGGTCCTGGTCATCCTGCCGACCCTGATCGTCTTCCTGGCCCTCCAGAAGTACATCTACAACGGCTTCATGAAAGGAGCGACCAGATGA
- a CDS encoding ABC transporter substrate-binding protein, with amino-acid sequence MNRRTALAVAVGTALLVLPACTATGGTSKGADAKAADDPSKVTGTITVLTQRTDLVQDGTLKKYAAEFNKTYPEVKVEFQALTNYEAEVKIRMNTENYGDVLMIPGVIKKSDYPKFFASLGTVEERGRKYRFTDFTAVDGKVYGQSPIGVMPGFVYNKRVWKEAGVTDWPTTPAEFLAGLKAIKAKTDAVPYYTNFAAGWTLTSWTFVNGSVHCDPQATTKLAEGDPWAEGADLRVGDTLLYDIVHEGLAEKDPTTSNWEASKPRLAKGEIATQWLGTWAVIQFQDAARKAGVDPDDIGFMPFPAQVDGTFCAVAGPDYNQAVNVHSRHKEAARAWIDWFTDKSGYDRDNLAISPLKDAPLPEVLKPYEDAGVKLIELDDSKGAEVKLIDTESEVGINTPDYRQNLVDLARGARKGTLDDFLADLGKKWTDTQKTVGS; translated from the coding sequence ATGAACCGCCGTACAGCCCTGGCCGTCGCCGTGGGAACCGCGCTGCTCGTCCTGCCCGCCTGCACCGCCACCGGCGGCACGTCGAAGGGGGCCGACGCCAAGGCCGCCGACGATCCGTCGAAGGTCACCGGCACCATCACGGTCCTCACCCAGCGGACGGACCTCGTCCAGGACGGCACGCTGAAGAAGTACGCGGCCGAGTTCAACAAGACGTATCCGGAGGTGAAGGTCGAGTTCCAGGCCCTCACCAACTACGAGGCCGAAGTCAAGATCCGGATGAACACGGAGAACTACGGCGACGTCCTGATGATCCCCGGGGTCATCAAGAAGAGCGACTACCCGAAGTTCTTCGCCTCCCTCGGCACCGTCGAGGAGCGCGGCCGGAAGTACCGGTTCACCGACTTCACCGCCGTCGACGGCAAGGTCTACGGCCAGAGCCCGATCGGGGTGATGCCGGGCTTCGTCTACAACAAACGGGTCTGGAAGGAGGCCGGGGTCACCGACTGGCCCACCACCCCCGCCGAGTTCCTCGCCGGCCTGAAGGCGATCAAGGCGAAGACGGACGCCGTCCCCTACTACACCAACTTCGCCGCGGGCTGGACGCTCACCTCGTGGACCTTCGTCAACGGCTCGGTCCACTGCGACCCGCAGGCCACCACCAAGCTGGCCGAGGGCGACCCCTGGGCCGAGGGCGCCGATCTGCGCGTCGGCGACACCCTCCTGTACGACATCGTCCACGAGGGCCTCGCCGAGAAGGACCCCACCACCTCCAACTGGGAGGCGTCCAAGCCCCGGTTGGCCAAGGGCGAGATCGCCACGCAGTGGCTCGGCACCTGGGCGGTCATCCAGTTCCAGGACGCCGCGCGGAAGGCCGGCGTCGATCCCGACGACATCGGCTTCATGCCCTTCCCGGCGCAGGTGGACGGCACGTTCTGCGCGGTGGCCGGCCCCGACTACAACCAGGCCGTCAACGTCCACTCCCGGCACAAGGAGGCCGCCCGCGCCTGGATCGACTGGTTCACCGACAAGTCCGGCTACGACCGGGACAACCTCGCCATCTCCCCGCTGAAGGACGCGCCCCTGCCCGAGGTCCTCAAGCCGTACGAGGACGCGGGCGTCAAGCTCATCGAGCTCGACGACAGCAAGGGCGCCGAGGTCAAGCTGATCGACACCGAGTCCGAGGTCGGCATCAACACCCCCGACTACCGCCAGAACCTCGTCGACCTCGCGCGCGGCGCCCGCAAGGGCACCCTCGACGACTTCCTCGCGGACCTCGGCAAGAAGTGGACGGACACCCAGAAGACCGTGGGGTCCTGA
- a CDS encoding DUF3000 domain-containing protein has protein sequence MAAAQGRLSDGAGGMDEASEGDRDGSRSAPPAFRAAVDALRAARLRPQIEVDPAPAPKKLAPYAYALEATVVDGEQDLADGRLVLLHDPDGHDAWRGTFRLVTLVRAELEPEMAADPLLPEVCWSWLTGALQARGLAYGEPSGTVTRASSHFFGGLAERPANSQIEIRASWSPREGLGGVPDAAAHLASWCDLLAQVAGLPPAGPGDASVVTLPQRRGPQTR, from the coding sequence ATGGCTGCGGCTCAGGGACGACTGTCGGACGGCGCTGGCGGGATGGACGAGGCGAGTGAGGGGGACCGCGATGGGAGCAGGTCGGCACCGCCGGCGTTCCGGGCCGCCGTCGACGCGCTGAGGGCGGCGCGGCTGCGGCCGCAGATCGAGGTCGACCCCGCCCCGGCGCCCAAGAAGCTCGCCCCGTACGCGTACGCCCTGGAGGCGACCGTCGTGGACGGCGAGCAGGACCTGGCCGACGGCCGGCTGGTGCTGCTGCACGACCCGGACGGGCACGACGCCTGGCGCGGGACGTTCCGGCTGGTGACGCTGGTGCGGGCCGAGCTGGAGCCGGAGATGGCGGCCGACCCGCTGCTGCCGGAGGTGTGCTGGTCCTGGCTGACCGGTGCGCTGCAGGCGCGCGGCCTCGCGTACGGAGAGCCGAGCGGGACGGTCACCCGGGCGAGCTCGCACTTCTTCGGCGGTCTCGCGGAGCGGCCGGCGAACTCGCAGATCGAGATCCGGGCCTCCTGGTCGCCCCGCGAGGGGCTGGGCGGGGTGCCGGACGCGGCGGCGCATCTGGCGTCCTGGTGCGATCTGCTGGCGCAGGTCGCGGGGCTGCCGCCGGCCGGGCCGGGTGACGCCTCGGTGGTGACGCTGCCGCAGCGGCGGGGGCCGCAGACGCGCTGA
- a CDS encoding ribonuclease D, which produces MTDAQETAAASSLRTTGGAPPDDGGSASPVSGAPTPLAVPEPTPLLEPREGIPPVIADAASLAEAVAAFAAGTGPVAVDAERASGYRYGQRAYLVQLRREGAGSALIDPVACPDLSGLGEALSGVEWVLHAATQDLPCLREIGLVPTRLFDTELAGRLAGFPRVGLGAMVEGVLGFVLEKGHSAVDWSTRPLPEPWLRYAALDVELLVDLRDALEKELDRQGKLEWAHQEFDAIASAPPPEPRKDPWRRTSGMHKVRRRRQLGVVRELWQTRDRIAQRRDVSPGKVLSDAAIVEAALALPANVHALAALNGYGHRMGRRQLEQWQAAVDRAKALGESQLPQPGQPVAGPPPPRAWADKDPAAAARLSAARAAVSALAERLNMPQENLIAPDSVRRVCWEPPAPVDEESIGGILAGLGARPWQVEQVTPVLVKALTA; this is translated from the coding sequence GTGACCGACGCCCAAGAGACCGCAGCAGCCAGCTCACTGCGAACCACCGGAGGCGCCCCTCCGGACGACGGCGGATCTGCCTCTCCTGTTTCCGGGGCGCCGACACCTCTGGCCGTGCCCGAGCCGACCCCGCTGCTCGAACCGCGCGAGGGCATCCCGCCCGTGATCGCCGACGCCGCCTCGCTCGCCGAGGCCGTCGCCGCCTTCGCCGCCGGCACCGGCCCGGTCGCCGTGGACGCCGAGCGCGCCTCCGGCTACCGCTACGGACAGCGCGCCTATCTGGTGCAGCTCCGCCGCGAGGGCGCCGGCAGCGCCCTGATCGACCCCGTCGCCTGCCCCGACCTGTCGGGACTCGGCGAGGCCCTGTCCGGCGTCGAGTGGGTGCTGCACGCCGCCACCCAGGACCTGCCCTGTCTGCGCGAGATAGGTCTTGTGCCCACCCGGCTGTTCGACACCGAGCTGGCCGGCCGGCTCGCCGGGTTCCCCCGGGTCGGCCTCGGCGCGATGGTCGAGGGCGTCCTCGGTTTCGTCCTCGAGAAGGGCCACTCCGCGGTCGACTGGTCCACCCGCCCGCTCCCCGAGCCCTGGCTGCGCTACGCCGCCCTGGACGTCGAGCTCCTCGTCGACCTGCGCGACGCGCTGGAGAAGGAGCTGGACCGGCAGGGCAAGCTGGAGTGGGCCCACCAGGAGTTCGACGCCATCGCCTCCGCTCCCCCGCCGGAGCCCCGCAAGGACCCCTGGCGCCGCACCTCCGGCATGCACAAGGTGCGTCGGCGGCGGCAGCTCGGGGTGGTGCGGGAGCTGTGGCAGACCCGGGACCGCATCGCCCAGCGGCGGGACGTCTCGCCCGGCAAGGTGCTCTCCGACGCGGCGATCGTGGAGGCCGCGCTCGCCCTCCCCGCGAACGTGCACGCGCTCGCCGCGCTGAACGGCTACGGGCACCGGATGGGGCGGCGGCAGCTCGAACAGTGGCAGGCCGCCGTCGACCGGGCGAAGGCGCTCGGCGAGTCGCAGCTGCCGCAGCCGGGGCAGCCGGTGGCGGGGCCGCCGCCCCCGCGGGCATGGGCCGACAAGGACCCGGCGGCCGCGGCACGGCTCTCCGCGGCGCGGGCGGCCGTCTCCGCGTTGGCCGAGCGGCTGAACATGCCCCAGGAGAACCTGATCGCTCCGGACAGTGTGCGGCGGGTGTGCTGGGAGCCGCCCGCTCCCGTCGACGAGGAGTCGATCGGCGGCATACTCGCGGGGCTGGGGGCTCGGCCCTGGCAGGTGGAGCAGGTGACGCCGGTGCTGGTCAAGGCGCTGACGGCTTGA